The stretch of DNA ATGCTGAACGACCTGGACCGTTACCACCTGGTGATCGACGTGATCGACCAGGTGCACTGGCTGCGCGCGTCGCAGGCCGGCCTGCGCCAGCGCATGGTCGACGCCCGCCTGCGCGCCCGTCAGTACACCCGGGAGCACGGCGAGGACATCCCGGAGGTGCGCGACTGGGTGTGGCCGGATGCCGGCGACGCCGCCGCCGAGGGCGAGGTCGCCGCGACCTTGTCCACGGGTGGCGACAACGAGTAGTCGGTGAGGGGGCCGGAGCGGGTGACCGCTCCGGCCCCCTCGTCGCATGACGAACCGCAAGAAACAGGAGACGCCCACCGTGGCCCGCAGCATCTACATCGCCTCACCCGAGGGTGACACCGGAAAATCCACGGTGGCTCTCGGCCTAGTCGACCTGCTCACGCGAACCGTGCAGCGCGTCGGCGTGTTCCGTCCGGTCGCCCGGTCCACCGAGGAGCGGGACTACGTGCTCGAGCTGCTGCTCGCCCACGACGGCATCGACATGGCGTACGACGACGCGATCGGCGTCACGTACGAGCAGGTGCTCGACGACGCCGAGGGCTCGCTGGCGAAGATCGTGCAGCGGTACCACGACGTAGAGCGCCGCTGCGACGCGATCGTCGTCGTCGGCACGGACTACACGGACGTCGCCGGACCGACCGAGCTGGCGTACAACGCCCGCATCGCCGCGAACCTCGGCGCGCCGGCGGTGCTGGTGGTCAGCGGCAAGAACCGGGCGCCGGACGCGATCCACCAGATCGCGGAGGTGGCGATCGCCGAGATGAAGGCGAACCACGCCCAGGTGGTCGCGGTGGTGGCCAACCGGTGCGCCGCCACGTGCGTGGACGGCGTGCGGGCGGAGTTCAAGGACGAGCTGCCGATCTGGGCGATCCCGGACGACCCCATGCTGACGGCCCCGACCCTGCGCGAGCTGGTCGACGCGGTGGGCGGCTCGCTGATCCGCGGCGACGAGGAGCTGCTGTCCCGCGAGGTGCTGGACCTGCTGGTCGGCGCGATGAGCGTGGAGCACCTGCTCGACCGCCTGCAGCCGGGTGCCGTAGTGATCACCTCCGGCGACCGGCACGACGTGCTGCTCGGCCTGCAGCTGGCGCACCAGGCCGACGGGTTCCCCAACCTGGCCGGCATCGTGCTGACCGGCGGCCTCACACCGGCCCCCGTGATCTCCCGGCTGCTGGACGGCCTGAACTCCCGGCTGCCGATCATCAGCACCGACCTGGGCACGTTCCGGTCCGCCTCCGCGGCGGCGGCGACCCGTGGGCGGCTCAGCCGCGACTCGCAGCGGAAGGTCGACTCCGCGCTCGCGCTGTTCGAGCAGCACGTCGACGGCACGGCCCTGCTCGGGGCTCTGGACGTCCCGCGCGTCGCCGTGGTCACCCCGCTGATGTTCGAGTACGAGCTGCTGGACCGGGCCCGCAACGACCGCAAGCACATCGTGCTGCCCGAGGGTGGCGACGACCGCATCCTGCGCGCCGCCTCGACCCTGCTCCAGCGCGGTGTCGCGGACCTGACGATCCTCGGCGACGAGCAGTCGATCCGGACCCGGGCCACCGAGCTGGGTCTCGTGCTCGACGCCGCTCAGGTGATCGACCCCAAGGACGGCGAGCTGCTCGAGCGGTTCGCTGCCGAGTACACCGAGCTGCGCAAGCACAAGGGCATGACGGTGGAGCGCGCGCGCGAGATCGTCTCCTCGGTGTCCTACTTCGGCACGATGATGGTCAAGCTCGGCCTGGCCGACGGCATGGTCTCCGGCGCGATCCACACGACGGCGCACACCATCAAGCCGTCGTTCGAGATCATCAAGACGGCGCCCGGCGTCAGCAACGTGTCCAGCTGCTTCCTGATGTGCCTCGAGGACCGCGTGCTGGTGTACGCCGACTGCGCGGTGATCCCGGACCCGACGGCCGAGCAGCTGGCGGACATCGCGATCTCCTCGGCGGCGACCGCCGAGCAGTTCGGCATCGAGCCGCGCATCGCGATGCTGTCCTACTCGACCGGCGAGTCCGGCACGGGGGCGGACGTGGACAAGGTCCGCACCGCCACGGCGCTGGTCCGCGAGCGCCGCCCCGACCTGTCGGTGGAGGGCCCCATTCAGTACGACGCCGCCGTGGACGCCTCGGTCGCCAAGACGAAGCTGCCGGACTCCGCGGTGGCCGGGCGGGCGACGGTGTTCGTCTTCCCCGACCTGAACACCGGCAACAACACGTACAAGGCCGTGCAGCGGTCCGCCGGCGCCGTGGCGATCGGCCCGGTGCTGCAGGGGCTGCGCGCCCCGGTCAACGACCTGTCCCGCGGCGCCCTGGTCCAGGACATCGTCAACACCGTCGCGATCACCGCGATCCAGGCCCAGGCGCTCGCCGGGGCCACCACCCGCACCCAGCTGCCCGCGGCAGCCGACCCCGTGGAGGCAGCAACCCGATGAGCACCCGCACAGTCCTGGTGGTCAACTCCGGCTCGTCGTCGATCAAGTACCAGCTGGTCGACCCCGACGCCGGCACGGCGATCGCCTCGGGCCTCGTCGAGCGGATCGGCGAGAGCTCCGGCAACGTCAAGCACACCTACGGCGACCAGACGGTCAAGCGCGAGCTGCCCGTGCCGGACCACGCGGTCGGCATGCGCATCGTCCTCGACCTGTTCGAGGAGGTCGGCCCCTCGATCCACACGTCCAACGTCGTGGCCGTCGGCCACCGCGTGGTGCAGGGTGGCTCGGTGTTCGACGCGCCGGCCCTGATCGACGACGACGTGGTGGAGAAGATCGACGCCCTGTCCCCACTGGCTCCGCTGCACAACCCGGCGCACATCACCGGCATCAAGGTCGCCCGGCAGCTGCTGCCGGACGAGCCGCAGGTCGCGGTGTTCGACACGGCGTTCTTCGAGAAGCTGCCGGCCGAGGCCGCCACGTACGCGATCGACAAGAAGGTCGCCGCCGCGCACCAGGTGCGCCGCTACGGCGCCCACGGCACCTCGCACCAGTACGTCTCGCAGGAGGTGGCCCGGTACCTCGACCGCCCGGTCGGCGAGCTGAACCAGATCGTGCTGCACCTGGGCAACGGCGCCTCGGCGTCGGCCGTCAAGGGCGGCCACGCGGTGGACACCTCGATGGGGCTGACGCCGCTCGAGGGCCTGGTGATGGGCACGCGCTCCGGGGACATCGACCCGGCCGTGGTGTTCCACCTCTACCGGAACGCCGGCATGTCGATCGACGACATCGACGACCTGCTGAACCGCCGCTCCGGCATCAAGGGCCTGTCCGGCGAGAACGACTTCCGGGCGCTGCACGACATGATCGCCGCGGGGGACGCCGACGCGGCGCTCGCCCTGGACGTGTACGTGCACCGGCTGAAGAAGTACGTCGGCGCCTACTACGCGATCCTCGGCCGGCTCGACGTGCTGACGTTCACCGCCGGTGTCGGCGAGAACGACGACGTGGTGCGCGCGCGGGTGTGCGAGGGGCTCGAGCCGCTCGGCATCGTGCTCGACCCGGAGCGGAACGCCGGTCGTGGCGGCCCGAAGGTCATCTCCGCCGACGGCTCGCCCGTCACGGTGCTGGTGATCCCCACCAACGAGGAGCTGGCCATCGCCCGCCAGTCGCTGGCGGTGGTCGAGGCCCGCTGAGGCCCGCGACCCACGGGTGCCCCGGTCCGCTCGTCGGACCGGGGCACCGCTGCGTCAGGCGGCGCTCACGGCAGCCGCACCGTCCGCATGGCCCGCAGCGTCTGCGTGTAGACGGCCGGCCAGAGCTCGTGCCCCAGCCCGAAGAGCCGCTCGAGCCCCACCGTCGGGCCGCCCCACGGACCCAGCACGCCGTGGGTCCCCCGCTGCACCGCGATGGTCTGCTGCCGCGTGTGCAGCCACAGCCCCTCCGGCCCGTGCCGGCCGCCGAGCCCGGACGGCCCCCAGCCGGACTGCGGCGCCCCCATCGACGCCCAGCTGGCGACGTACCCCTCGTTGACGTTCACCGACCCGGCGCGGACGCGCCGAGCGAGCGCGGCCCCGCGCCGTGCCGACGCCGTCCAGATGCTCGCGTTGAGGCCGTACTCGCTGTCGTTCATCGCGGCGACCGCTTCGTCGTCCGACGACACCGGGCTGAGCGCCACCACCGGACCGAAGGTCTCCTCGCGGCACAGGAGGGCCGTGGCCGGGACGTCGGTCAGGACCGTCGGCTCGTAGAAGTAGGGGCCGAGGTCCGGTCGCTCGTGCCCGCCGGTCAGCACCCGTGCGCCCTGGCCGACGGCGTCCTCGACGTGCTCGACCACCCGGGCCAGCTGGCTCGCCGACGTCAGCGACCCGACGTCCGACCGGTAGTCCAGCCCCGCACCCAGCCGCAGCGCACGCGTCCGGGCGACGAACGCGGGCACGAGCTCGTCCCACACGGCGCGGTGCACGTACACGCGCTCGACGCTCACGCAGATCTGGCCCGTGCCCGCGAAGGCGGCGCGCACCACCCCGGCGGCTGTGACGTCCACGTGCACGTCCTCGGCGACGTAGAGGGCGTTCTTGCCGCCGAGCTCGAGCGTCGCGGGCACCAGCCGCCGCCCGGCCTGCGCGGCGACCGTGCGACCGGCGCCGGTGGAGCCGGTGAAGACGACGGCATCCGCCGCCTCGACCACCGCCGAGCCGATGTCCGGCCCGCCGGTGACCACCTGAAGCACGCCGACCGGCAGGCCCGCGTCCTCCAGCAGCTCCGCGGCCCACAGCGCCGTCAGCGTCGTCTGCGGGTCGGGGCGCAGGACCACGGCGTTGCCCGCGACCAGGGCCGGCAGCGCATCGCCGAGGGCCATGGTCAGCGGCACGTTCCACGGCGCCACCACGCCGACCACCCCGATCGGGTGTCGCACCACCCGGGTGGACGTCAGCCCGGGCAGCAGCCCGGCGGCGTGCCGGGTGGCCAGGTACGAGCGGGCGCGGACGGCGTAGTGCCGCGCCACGTTGGCGACGTCCGCGACCTCCTCGAAGGCGTGGGTCCGCGCCTTGCCCGTCTCCACCTGGATCAGGTCGAGCACGTCGCTCTGCCGTTCGAGGAGCAGGTCGTGCAGCCGCAGCAGCACCGCCGTGCGCTCCCGGAGCGGGGCGGCGGACCACAGCCGCTGGGCGGCACGGGCGCTCCGGACGGCCTGCACCACGTCCTCCGGCCGGGACAGCGGGACGGCGGCGATCGGTGCGCCGGTGAACGGCGCGTGCGCGACGTGGACGGCGTGGCCGGGGCCGGCGACCACCCTGGCCAGCAGCGTGCGCAGGTCGTCCGGCTCGAGCACGTAGGTGGCGAGCGGGTCCGTCTCCGGGTCGTGCAGCTGGGCGTGTGCCGGGTCCGGCTGCCCTGCGTCGTGCGCCATCGCGTCAGCGTACGTCCGCCGCCTGTCGGAGCCCATGTGGGCGGAGTCGGTGGAGCCGGCGCGGTCGGGCGCAGTCGGCGGAGCCGGACGCACTCGGGTGCAGAACGCAGGTGGGGCGGTCGCCGTCGGCGACCGCCCCACCCCGTCGTGCACTCAGCCCAGCGTCGCGCGCACC from Cellulomonas sp. NTE-D12 encodes:
- the pta gene encoding phosphate acetyltransferase, with translation MTNRKKQETPTVARSIYIASPEGDTGKSTVALGLVDLLTRTVQRVGVFRPVARSTEERDYVLELLLAHDGIDMAYDDAIGVTYEQVLDDAEGSLAKIVQRYHDVERRCDAIVVVGTDYTDVAGPTELAYNARIAANLGAPAVLVVSGKNRAPDAIHQIAEVAIAEMKANHAQVVAVVANRCAATCVDGVRAEFKDELPIWAIPDDPMLTAPTLRELVDAVGGSLIRGDEELLSREVLDLLVGAMSVEHLLDRLQPGAVVITSGDRHDVLLGLQLAHQADGFPNLAGIVLTGGLTPAPVISRLLDGLNSRLPIISTDLGTFRSASAAAATRGRLSRDSQRKVDSALALFEQHVDGTALLGALDVPRVAVVTPLMFEYELLDRARNDRKHIVLPEGGDDRILRAASTLLQRGVADLTILGDEQSIRTRATELGLVLDAAQVIDPKDGELLERFAAEYTELRKHKGMTVERAREIVSSVSYFGTMMVKLGLADGMVSGAIHTTAHTIKPSFEIIKTAPGVSNVSSCFLMCLEDRVLVYADCAVIPDPTAEQLADIAISSAATAEQFGIEPRIAMLSYSTGESGTGADVDKVRTATALVRERRPDLSVEGPIQYDAAVDASVAKTKLPDSAVAGRATVFVFPDLNTGNNTYKAVQRSAGAVAIGPVLQGLRAPVNDLSRGALVQDIVNTVAITAIQAQALAGATTRTQLPAAADPVEAATR
- a CDS encoding acetate kinase, which translates into the protein MSTRTVLVVNSGSSSIKYQLVDPDAGTAIASGLVERIGESSGNVKHTYGDQTVKRELPVPDHAVGMRIVLDLFEEVGPSIHTSNVVAVGHRVVQGGSVFDAPALIDDDVVEKIDALSPLAPLHNPAHITGIKVARQLLPDEPQVAVFDTAFFEKLPAEAATYAIDKKVAAAHQVRRYGAHGTSHQYVSQEVARYLDRPVGELNQIVLHLGNGASASAVKGGHAVDTSMGLTPLEGLVMGTRSGDIDPAVVFHLYRNAGMSIDDIDDLLNRRSGIKGLSGENDFRALHDMIAAGDADAALALDVYVHRLKKYVGAYYAILGRLDVLTFTAGVGENDDVVRARVCEGLEPLGIVLDPERNAGRGGPKVISADGSPVTVLVIPTNEELAIARQSLAVVEAR
- a CDS encoding succinic semialdehyde dehydrogenase, whose translation is MAHDAGQPDPAHAQLHDPETDPLATYVLEPDDLRTLLARVVAGPGHAVHVAHAPFTGAPIAAVPLSRPEDVVQAVRSARAAQRLWSAAPLRERTAVLLRLHDLLLERQSDVLDLIQVETGKARTHAFEEVADVANVARHYAVRARSYLATRHAAGLLPGLTSTRVVRHPIGVVGVVAPWNVPLTMALGDALPALVAGNAVVLRPDPQTTLTALWAAELLEDAGLPVGVLQVVTGGPDIGSAVVEAADAVVFTGSTGAGRTVAAQAGRRLVPATLELGGKNALYVAEDVHVDVTAAGVVRAAFAGTGQICVSVERVYVHRAVWDELVPAFVARTRALRLGAGLDYRSDVGSLTSASQLARVVEHVEDAVGQGARVLTGGHERPDLGPYFYEPTVLTDVPATALLCREETFGPVVALSPVSSDDEAVAAMNDSEYGLNASIWTASARRGAALARRVRAGSVNVNEGYVASWASMGAPQSGWGPSGLGGRHGPEGLWLHTRQQTIAVQRGTHGVLGPWGGPTVGLERLFGLGHELWPAVYTQTLRAMRTVRLP